Proteins found in one Drosophila busckii strain San Diego stock center, stock number 13000-0081.31 chromosome 2R, ASM1175060v1, whole genome shotgun sequence genomic segment:
- the LOC108596400 gene encoding putative uncharacterized protein DDB_G0291608, translated as MLALMQAERTQILAYAYRLTHTHIHNRLVIFTSCRVEPFGSLVPSFVAVAVAMLLPADNSYHHQSTRQLCSHQARYSYLSSLQQQQQQQHQQQRQSQQKQQHQQPDARLPPLRPTTTHCQPTDR; from the exons ATGCTCGCACTCATGCAGGCAGAAAGGACACAAATACTTGCATACGCATACaggcttacacacacacatatacacaacaGGCTCGTTATATTCACATCCTGTCGAGTAGAGCCGTTCGGTTCGTTAGTTCCTTCGTtcgtagccgtagccgtagctATGCTGTTGCCTG CCGACAATAGCTACCACCACCAGTCAACGAGGCAACTGTGCAGCCATCAGGCGCGCTACTCTTACCTCAGtagtctgcagcagcagcaacagcagcagcaccagcagcagcgacagtcgcagcagaagcaacaacatcaacaacccGATGCCCGCCTTCCTCCCTTGCGCCCAACAACCACCCACTGCCAACCAACGGACCGTTAG